GCTCGACCGAGCGGCGGATGGCGCCGTACGCGACGGTCGGGCCGGCGGCCAGGCGTCCGGCGAGCTCCGCCACCGCCGCGTCGAGCTCCTCGGCGGGGACCACGCGGGTGACCAGGCCCAGCTCGAGCGCCTCGGCCGAGCCGATGGTGCGCGGGAAGTAGAGCAGCTCCAGCGCCCGCGCCCGGCCCACCAGGCGCTGCAGCGTCCACGACGACCCGGTGTCGCACGACAGCGCGATGCCGGCGAAGGCGAGGTTGAACCCGGCGGGCTCGGCCATCACCCGGAGGTCGCAGGCCAGCGCCAGGCTGACGCCGGCGCCCGCAGCGACGCCGTTGACCGCGGCCACGACCGGCTTGGGCATGGTCGCCAGCGCGGTGACGATCGGGTTGTAGTGCTCCTCCACGGTGTTGAACAGCCGCTCGCTGCCGGTGTCGGCCAGCACCTGCTGGTGCTCCTTGAGGTCCTGGCCCACGCAGAAGGCGCGGCCCGAGCCGGTCAGCACGACGCAGCGGGTGGCCTCGTCGTCGGCGGCGGTGCGCACCGCGTCGAGCAGCGCCACCTTGGTGGCCACGTCGAGCCCGTTCATGGCCTCCGGCCGCGCCAGCGTGATGGTCGCGACCCCGTCGCGGACCTCGTGGCGGACGGTCTCGTGACCGGCGGCGGCAGCGCTCTCGGACATGCGGGGGCTCCTCGTCTCGGGGCCGGGCGGGGACGCCTCGGCCAGGCCCTGCCGAGTCTGCCCCACGACGCGCTCCGGGGCTCCTGGTGGCCGCGCGGGAGCGGGTCCGCGGCGATCACCTGCGGGTCGGCTGACGAGGACTGCTCCACGCTCGGGTGCGATGGGGAATAATGGCCGTGCAAATGCGCGAGGTGCGCACGGATGACATGGGAAGAGGTGTGCACATGGCGGCCATGAAGCCGCGGACGGGCGACGGCCCGCTCGAGGTCACCAAGGAGGGTCGTGGCATCGTGATGAGGGTTCCCCTCGAGGGCGGTGGACGGCTCGTGGTCGAGCTCAACGCCGACGAAGCCACCGCTCTGGGCGACGCCCTCAAGGGCGTCACCGGCTGACCTCTCTCCACCCGGGTCCCGGAGCACAGGACCCGTGACAGGCACCCGAGATCTGGGCCCCCGCACTCCCACCCGGGAGGGCGGGGGCCTTCGGTTAGGGTCGACGGCGTGTCGCTCGCACCGCAGGTCCCGCCGCCCGACTTCTCGCTCTCCGAGCACCCCGTGTCGCAGGTCGAGGGGGCCCGCGTCGTGGCGCTGGCCGTCCTGCCCGCGACCGACGGCCCCGACGGCCCCGAGAGCGGCCCCGAGAGCGGCGTCGGCGTGCAGGTCGGCCCGGGTGGCAC
This genomic interval from Nocardioides scoriae contains the following:
- a CDS encoding enoyl-CoA hydratase/isomerase family protein, producing MSESAAAAGHETVRHEVRDGVATITLARPEAMNGLDVATKVALLDAVRTAADDEATRCVVLTGSGRAFCVGQDLKEHQQVLADTGSERLFNTVEEHYNPIVTALATMPKPVVAAVNGVAAGAGVSLALACDLRVMAEPAGFNLAFAGIALSCDTGSSWTLQRLVGRARALELLYFPRTIGSAEALELGLVTRVVPAEELDAAVAELAGRLAAGPTVAYGAIRRSVEHAAGHSFTEALEFESSMMTLTGGTEDHRRAVEAFVAKQKPVFEGR
- a CDS encoding DUF3117 domain-containing protein; amino-acid sequence: MAAMKPRTGDGPLEVTKEGRGIVMRVPLEGGGRLVVELNADEATALGDALKGVTG